Below is a genomic region from Henckelia pumila isolate YLH828 chromosome 3, ASM3356847v2, whole genome shotgun sequence.
GTTTATGTAGTTCTTCCGGGTACACGAAGAAGGAACCAACTCCAGTCTgaaaatcataaaatcacataaataattaagatggcttgatttggaAGGAAATATATCGAAATTCGGATTCGTATTCTTGATTACATACGGCCTCACCAATGGGTACCATTTCTTGAAGCTGGAAGAGAATTGAGAAGATAAAAAAAGTCATGTATAATgggattatatatatttatatatatatatatatatatatagcaataCCAATTACAGCCATAGTTTGAATGTACTCAAAATAGATGTACCTGGTTTTTCTGCAACTCCGGGTTCATTTCTCGGAACTTTGCCACTTTTGCTTCCAATTCCAGCGTATATGACTGCATTTTCCAAGTCACGAAATATATAAATAGAACTATTAATTAGGATATACCTTGCAGACGATGATGGAGCTGTCCACCTGCAGGAAGATTGTAGCCCCCTGCCTGGAAATCATTGTATTGCATTGGCTGAGGCGACGAGAAACTCGGGTGTGCCAGGTCCATGATTGGTTGTGCGTCATCCAGATTACTTTCCAGATGATGATGTTCCAGTAAGATTGTAACCCTAGAAACTGTGATGTATTGCCTGCTGCTGATTCTGTCGCGACAACCAAAGATTCTGCTGCTGTTGTTCCTAAAAACCACACTGCACATATCCCCCAAGACAAAGGAGGGTTGATACTGTCTAATGTACAAGACAAAAGCGAAAGTAATAAAGGAATATTTCTCAGCAGTATAACATGTTATTGTTTCAACCTCACAAAATAGATTATTTTCTACCCATACCCGTATTGCATTCCCACCTGCCAAAAGCACAACAAAAATCAATAAACACCTCTCAACCATTATACCAACCAGATAAAAAAAACTCATTCCACAACAGAAATCTGAATTTAAAAAAACAGAATATCATCAAGAAGAAATAAGAACATTATCCACTCtaatcaacaaaaaaataataataaagaaaagaaaagccCCCGTATTTTTAcctcaaataaaatcaattgaCATTCTAAAAAGAGCAAGACCGACAATAGTAGTTCACGGCGGCGACACGGTGGAACTCAGCCAGAAACTCGTCGAAATCGCGACTGAAATGATCAAGAAATTGGGGGAAAAGTCTGGCTAAGATCATACCAATACTAGGCTTTGAATATAATgtataaaaaccaaaaacagCTAGAAATTGCAAGGAAACGTAGCAACAAAACTTACATAGTGCTTGTCGCGATTTGGCAGCTTCGATTCAAGCTGTAATCACAACAAATTATAACTCCAACGAT
It encodes:
- the LOC140893382 gene encoding vicianin hydrolase-like, translating into MISRQGATIFLQSYTLELEAKVAKFREMNPELQKNQTGVGSFFVYPEELHKLLVYFKDTYNEPKINITEKGSLRLIQAVVPLMESRKKGK